One Carassius gibelio isolate Cgi1373 ecotype wild population from Czech Republic chromosome A7, carGib1.2-hapl.c, whole genome shotgun sequence DNA window includes the following coding sequences:
- the LOC128016547 gene encoding uncharacterized protein LOC128016547 codes for MAALSPQAMILRVVEPDRARKLKLSSRPASVDALIAVIKEQLEIDLDFSLKYEDPDFDGKLTSLSDIDELPQKAVVHVSFEQDSSSVASTETMSSVSSSERGRRWPSHIFPIPTFSFDVELRLREGNAEFEKNNKQLQLTRDIKHDILEKLASVMYGYKAYPSDKEIAMVAEALVVKHPCLKEAGSQTGWNGWKNSLKFKMGNYRSKMRRAGCPEITVNAGKRIAMNPDNESSHSNIKRPKRAEVNFLPNFPQGENPSTLEQLRQKIVDEMKKAEKNLPLIKKMMQTTFALRRQTIVKTCPPVKELMELWPALKMESEVYAEFQRITNENLPNTFYSELDRHLPRLMTLFRQKASRTGKTSDTLTEILRIHDDQEFHDIHTKRVTVLHALPVYLREDVSGFLRTCMDTSDEPELLDVAVALLTVIKDNDTSPVHFQPVKISVVIESEIVGSLSRFADAFLVMFGLIYALHLNYPRGLTNTFEFIQKILLGLDEGKLSPKLQSLKNDLMCM; via the exons ATGGCAGCTTTATCTCCACAAGCCATGATCCTTCGTGTTGTTGAGCCAGACCGGGCTAGAAAATTAAAACTTAGTTCACGACCAGCCTCTGTTGATGCACTGATTGCTGTTATAAAAGAACAGCTGGAAATAGACCTTGACTTCAGTTTAAAATATGAAGACCCTGACTTTGATGGAAAACTTACTTCCCTCTCTGACATTGATGAGTTGCCACAGAAAGCTGTTGTGCATGTGTCATTTGAGCAAGATTCCAGCTCTgttgcatcaacagaaacaatgTCAAGTGTATCATCCTCAGAACGTGGGAGAAGATGGCCTTCACATATTTTTCCAATTCCCACATTTTCTTTTGACGTTGAACTGAGACTTCGGGAAGGTAATGCCGAATTTGAGAAGAACAACAAGCAACTTCAGTTAACTAGAGacataaaacatgacattttagaaAAGCTAGCATCTGTGATGTATGGCTACAAGGCTTATCCCAGTGATAAGGAGATAGCAATGGTAGCTGAGGCTCTTGTGGTAAAACATCCTTGCTTGAAAGAAGCAGGATCTCAGACTGGCTGGAATGGGTGGAAAAATAGCCTCAAATTTAAGATGGGGAACTATAGGAGCAAGATGAGAAGGGCTGGATGTCCAGAGATCACTGTAAATGCTGGAAAAAGGATTGCAATGAATCCTGACAATGAATCTTcacattcaaatattaaaagaCCCAAACGAGCAGAAGTAAACTTTTTGCCCAACTTTCCCCAAGGAGAAAATCCCTCAACTCTTGAACAGTTGAGACAGAAAATTGTTGATGAAATGAAGAAAGCTGAGAAGAACTTACCACTTATAAAAAAGATGATGCAAACCACCTTTGCTCTGCGGCGACAGACCATAGTGAAGACATGCCCACCAGTAAAAGAGCTCATGGAACTCTGGCCTGCACTCAAAATGGAATCTGAG gtgTATGCAGAGTTCCAACGGATTACAAACGAGAACCTGCCCAACACATTCTACTCTGAGCTTGACCGACATCTTCCTAGACTGATGACCCTGTTCAGACAGAAAGCATCCAGAACCGGGAAGACATCAGATACTTTAACTGAAATCCTAAGAATCCATGATGACCAG gagtTTCATGACATACACACCAAACGTGTCACTGTTCTTCATGCGCTTCCTGTGTATCTACGTGAGGACGTCTCTGGGTTTTTAAGGACCTGCATg gacACATCTGATGAGCCAGAGCTTTTAGATGTTGCAGTGGCCCTCCTCACAGTCATCAAAGATAATGACACAAGTCCAGTTCACTTCCAGCCTGTGAAAATCTCTGTTGTCATCGAAAGTGAGATTGTGGGCAGCCTCTCCAGATTTGCTGATGCCTTCCTGGTAATGTTTGGACTAATCTATGCACTACACCTCAACTATCCCAGGGGACTGACCAACACTTTTGAATTCATTCAAAAGATTTTGCTTGGTCTTGATGAGGGTAAACTGTCACCCAAGTTACAGAGTCTCAAAAATGACTTGATGTGTATGTAG